The Rhinolophus sinicus isolate RSC01 linkage group LG09, ASM3656204v1, whole genome shotgun sequence genome includes a window with the following:
- the NARS1 gene encoding asparagine--tRNA ligase, cytoplasmic isoform X2 yields MSLEVTGATAGMVLELYVSDREGNDATGDGTKEKPFKTGLKALMTVGKEPFPTIYVDSQKENERWDVISKSQMKNIKKMWHREQMKSDSREKKEAEDNLRREKNLEEAKKITIKNDSSLPEPKCAKIHALEGYRGQRVKVFGWVHRLRRQGKNLMFLVLRDGTGYLQCVLSDDLCQCYNGVVLSTESSVAVYGTLTLTPKGKQAPGGHELNCDFWELIGLAPAGGADNLINEESDVDVQLNNRHMMIRGENMSKIMKARSVVTRCFRDHFFDRGYCEVTPPTLVQTQVEGGATLFKLDYFGEEAFLTQSSQLYLETCIPALGDVFCIAQSYRAEQSRTRRHLAEYTHVEAECPFLTFEDLLNRLEDLVCDVVDRVLKSPAASIVYDLNPNFKPPKRPFKRMNYSDAIVWLKEHNIKKEDGTFYEFGEDIPEAPERLMTDTINEPILLCRFPVEIKSFYMQRCPEDSRLTESVDVLMPNVGEIVGGSMRIWDGEEMLAGYKREGIDPTPYYWYTDQRKYGTCPHGGYGLGLERFLTWILNRYHIRDVCLYPRFVQRCKP; encoded by the exons ATGTCCTTGGAGGTGACCGGGGCGACCGCAGGCATGGTACTAG AGCTGTATGTCTCGGATCGAGAGGGAAATGATGCCACGGGTGATGGAACCAAGGAGAAACCTTTTAAAACAGGTCTAAAG gCTTTGATGACAGTAGGAAAAGAACCGTTTCCTACCATTTACGTAgattcacaaaaagaaaatgag agGTGGGATGTTATTTCTAAATCACAGATGAAGAACATTAAAAAGATGTGGCATCGGGAACAAATGAAGAGTGACTCTCGGGAAAAGAAAGAG GCAGAAGACAATTTGAGAAGAGAAAAGAACCTGGAAGAAGCAAAGAAGATTACCATTAAAAATGATTCAAGTCTTCCAGAGCCAAAATGT GCGAAGATTCACGCATTAGAAGGATACAGAGGCCAAAGAGTAAAGGTGTTTGGCTGGGTCCACAGGCTGCGTAGGCAAG GAAAGAATTTAATGTTTCTGGTGTTGCGGGACGGTACTGGGTATCTTCAGTGTGTCTTGTCAGAtgatttg TGTCAGTGTTACAATGGAGTAGTCTTGTCCACTGAAAGTAGTGTTGCAGTGTATGGAACGCTAACTCTGACCCCAAAGGGCAAGCAG gcCCCAGGAGGCCATGAGCTGAACTGTGACTTCTGGGAACTGATCGGGTTGGCCCCTGCCGGAGGAGCTGATAACTTGATCAACGAAGAGTCGGACGTTGACGTCCAGCTCAACAACAGGCACATGATGATCCGAGGAGAAAACATGTCCAAAATCATGAAAGCACGTTCTGTGGTCACCAGGTGCTTTAGAGATCACTTCTTTGACAGGGGGTACTGTGAA GTTACTCCTCCAACATTAGTGCAAACACAAGTGGAAGGTGGTGCTACACTCTTCAAGCTCGACTATTTTGGGGAAGAGGCATTTTTGACTCAGTCCTCTCAGTTGTACTTGGAGACCTGCATTCCAGCTCTGGGAGATGTGTTTTGTATCGCACAGTCATACCGGGCAGAACAATCCAGGACCCGAAGGCACCTGGCTGA ATACACTCACGTGGAAGCGGAGTGCCCTTTTCTGACCTTTGAGGACCTCCTGAACCGATTGGAGGACTTGGTTTGTGACGTGGTAGACAGAGTCTTGAAATCACCCGCAGCAAGTATCGTGTATGACCTGAACCCG AACTTTAAGCCTCCCAAACGGCCTTTCAAACGGATGAACTATTCAGATGCAATTGTGTGGCTAAAAGAACACAATATTAAGAAAGAAGATGGAACTTTCTATGAATTTGGAGAG GATATCCCAGAAGCTCCTGAGAGACTGATGACAGACACCATTAATGAGCCAATCTTGCTGTGTCGATTTCCTGTAGAGATCAAGTCCTTCTATATGCAGCGATGTCCTGAGGATTCCCGCCTTACTGAATCT GTTGATGTGTTGATGCCTAATGTTGGTGAGATTGTGGGAGGCTCAATGCGTATCTGGGATGGTGAAGAGATGCTGGCAGGTTATAAAAGGGAAGGAATTGACCCCACGCCCTATTACTGGTACACAGATCAG agaaaatatgGCACTTGTCCTCATGGAGGATATGGGTTGGGCCTGGAACGATTCTTAACCTGGATTCTGAATAGGTATCACATCCGAGATGTATGCCTATACCCTCGCTTTGTCCAGCGCTGCAAGCCATAA
- the NARS1 gene encoding asparagine--tRNA ligase, cytoplasmic isoform X1 — MSLEVTGATAGMVLAELYVSDREGNDATGDGTKEKPFKTGLKALMTVGKEPFPTIYVDSQKENERWDVISKSQMKNIKKMWHREQMKSDSREKKEAEDNLRREKNLEEAKKITIKNDSSLPEPKCAKIHALEGYRGQRVKVFGWVHRLRRQGKNLMFLVLRDGTGYLQCVLSDDLCQCYNGVVLSTESSVAVYGTLTLTPKGKQAPGGHELNCDFWELIGLAPAGGADNLINEESDVDVQLNNRHMMIRGENMSKIMKARSVVTRCFRDHFFDRGYCEVTPPTLVQTQVEGGATLFKLDYFGEEAFLTQSSQLYLETCIPALGDVFCIAQSYRAEQSRTRRHLAEYTHVEAECPFLTFEDLLNRLEDLVCDVVDRVLKSPAASIVYDLNPNFKPPKRPFKRMNYSDAIVWLKEHNIKKEDGTFYEFGEDIPEAPERLMTDTINEPILLCRFPVEIKSFYMQRCPEDSRLTESVDVLMPNVGEIVGGSMRIWDGEEMLAGYKREGIDPTPYYWYTDQRKYGTCPHGGYGLGLERFLTWILNRYHIRDVCLYPRFVQRCKP, encoded by the exons ATGTCCTTGGAGGTGACCGGGGCGACCGCAGGCATGGTACTAG CAGAGCTGTATGTCTCGGATCGAGAGGGAAATGATGCCACGGGTGATGGAACCAAGGAGAAACCTTTTAAAACAGGTCTAAAG gCTTTGATGACAGTAGGAAAAGAACCGTTTCCTACCATTTACGTAgattcacaaaaagaaaatgag agGTGGGATGTTATTTCTAAATCACAGATGAAGAACATTAAAAAGATGTGGCATCGGGAACAAATGAAGAGTGACTCTCGGGAAAAGAAAGAG GCAGAAGACAATTTGAGAAGAGAAAAGAACCTGGAAGAAGCAAAGAAGATTACCATTAAAAATGATTCAAGTCTTCCAGAGCCAAAATGT GCGAAGATTCACGCATTAGAAGGATACAGAGGCCAAAGAGTAAAGGTGTTTGGCTGGGTCCACAGGCTGCGTAGGCAAG GAAAGAATTTAATGTTTCTGGTGTTGCGGGACGGTACTGGGTATCTTCAGTGTGTCTTGTCAGAtgatttg TGTCAGTGTTACAATGGAGTAGTCTTGTCCACTGAAAGTAGTGTTGCAGTGTATGGAACGCTAACTCTGACCCCAAAGGGCAAGCAG gcCCCAGGAGGCCATGAGCTGAACTGTGACTTCTGGGAACTGATCGGGTTGGCCCCTGCCGGAGGAGCTGATAACTTGATCAACGAAGAGTCGGACGTTGACGTCCAGCTCAACAACAGGCACATGATGATCCGAGGAGAAAACATGTCCAAAATCATGAAAGCACGTTCTGTGGTCACCAGGTGCTTTAGAGATCACTTCTTTGACAGGGGGTACTGTGAA GTTACTCCTCCAACATTAGTGCAAACACAAGTGGAAGGTGGTGCTACACTCTTCAAGCTCGACTATTTTGGGGAAGAGGCATTTTTGACTCAGTCCTCTCAGTTGTACTTGGAGACCTGCATTCCAGCTCTGGGAGATGTGTTTTGTATCGCACAGTCATACCGGGCAGAACAATCCAGGACCCGAAGGCACCTGGCTGA ATACACTCACGTGGAAGCGGAGTGCCCTTTTCTGACCTTTGAGGACCTCCTGAACCGATTGGAGGACTTGGTTTGTGACGTGGTAGACAGAGTCTTGAAATCACCCGCAGCAAGTATCGTGTATGACCTGAACCCG AACTTTAAGCCTCCCAAACGGCCTTTCAAACGGATGAACTATTCAGATGCAATTGTGTGGCTAAAAGAACACAATATTAAGAAAGAAGATGGAACTTTCTATGAATTTGGAGAG GATATCCCAGAAGCTCCTGAGAGACTGATGACAGACACCATTAATGAGCCAATCTTGCTGTGTCGATTTCCTGTAGAGATCAAGTCCTTCTATATGCAGCGATGTCCTGAGGATTCCCGCCTTACTGAATCT GTTGATGTGTTGATGCCTAATGTTGGTGAGATTGTGGGAGGCTCAATGCGTATCTGGGATGGTGAAGAGATGCTGGCAGGTTATAAAAGGGAAGGAATTGACCCCACGCCCTATTACTGGTACACAGATCAG agaaaatatgGCACTTGTCCTCATGGAGGATATGGGTTGGGCCTGGAACGATTCTTAACCTGGATTCTGAATAGGTATCACATCCGAGATGTATGCCTATACCCTCGCTTTGTCCAGCGCTGCAAGCCATAA